One window of Streptomyces sp. NBC_00273 genomic DNA carries:
- a CDS encoding condensation domain-containing protein, which produces MAEPVHPTGQPADTGGDTDTGADPVRTLRTLFAEVLGRAEVDAGHSFTGLGGDSIQAIQVVSRARAAGLVVSTRDVLRAESVNALAATARAHGRAGEGTGPAVPPRRLGPLTPTPIMGWLAELGGPVDTYNQSLVVRTPPGFGAAAAERTVQALLDTHEMLRLRLPDGIGARGAEPLVPPAGSVTAADLLEHVDARGTGDGELPALARERMSAARRLLSPRAGHVLRAVLLDRGAGQQGRLALVVHHLVVDGVSWRILQDDLRTCAAALGEGREPVLEPAHTPFAHWADLLRAEATSGRRTAEADRWAAALREAPQALAGVRAAGGLDPESPDNTLTLTLGPDVTGPLLTTAPGLVNGTVNDVLLTALALAVLGRRSADGEDGTDEEGAVLVDVEGHGREDVTDGTDLSRTVGWFTTVFPVRLALGRPDLDEARAGGPAVGAALRLVKEELRAVPDKGIGFGLLRHLNSRTGPDLAARGIPQIGFNYLGRFPMGGDAPWDAAPGHAFALDDADEGLPMAHAVEVNAAAHEGPDGLTLSATWTWAGNAFPGSWVHDLAQEWFTMLRAVVTHAARPDAGGLTPSDVSLAQVSQADLDTFESQLGALL; this is translated from the coding sequence GTGGCTGAGCCCGTCCACCCCACCGGGCAGCCGGCCGACACCGGCGGCGACACCGACACGGGCGCCGACCCCGTACGGACCCTGCGCACCCTCTTCGCGGAGGTCCTCGGCCGCGCCGAGGTCGACGCGGGCCACAGCTTCACCGGGCTCGGCGGGGACAGCATCCAGGCGATCCAGGTCGTCAGCCGCGCCCGCGCGGCCGGCCTCGTCGTCAGCACCCGCGACGTGCTCCGCGCCGAGAGCGTGAACGCGCTCGCCGCCACCGCCCGCGCCCACGGCCGGGCGGGGGAGGGCACCGGCCCCGCCGTGCCCCCGCGCCGGCTGGGCCCGCTGACCCCCACCCCGATCATGGGCTGGCTCGCCGAACTCGGCGGTCCCGTCGACACGTACAACCAGTCGCTCGTCGTGCGCACCCCGCCGGGCTTCGGAGCGGCCGCCGCCGAACGCACCGTCCAGGCCCTCCTCGACACCCACGAGATGCTCCGCCTGCGGCTGCCCGACGGGATCGGCGCCCGCGGCGCCGAGCCGCTCGTACCGCCCGCGGGCTCCGTCACCGCGGCGGACCTGCTGGAGCACGTGGACGCACGCGGGACGGGCGACGGGGAACTCCCCGCCCTGGCCCGGGAGCGGATGAGCGCGGCCCGTCGGCTGCTCTCGCCCCGTGCGGGCCACGTGCTGCGCGCCGTACTCCTCGACCGGGGGGCCGGACAGCAGGGACGCCTCGCGCTCGTCGTCCACCACCTCGTGGTCGACGGCGTCTCGTGGCGGATCCTCCAGGACGACCTGCGCACCTGCGCGGCGGCGCTCGGCGAGGGCCGCGAGCCCGTCCTGGAACCGGCGCACACCCCGTTCGCGCACTGGGCCGACCTGCTGCGCGCGGAGGCCACCTCCGGCCGCCGGACCGCTGAGGCCGACCGCTGGGCCGCCGCGCTGCGCGAGGCCCCGCAGGCCCTCGCCGGGGTCCGCGCGGCCGGCGGCCTCGACCCCGAGAGCCCGGACAACACCCTCACCCTGACCCTCGGGCCGGACGTGACGGGCCCCCTGCTCACCACCGCGCCCGGACTCGTCAACGGCACCGTCAACGACGTCCTGCTGACCGCCCTGGCCCTCGCCGTCCTCGGCCGGCGCAGCGCCGACGGCGAGGACGGCACGGACGAGGAGGGCGCCGTCCTCGTCGACGTCGAGGGCCACGGCCGGGAGGACGTCACCGACGGCACGGACCTGTCCCGCACCGTCGGCTGGTTCACCACCGTGTTCCCCGTCCGCCTCGCCCTCGGCCGACCCGACCTCGACGAGGCCCGCGCCGGCGGACCCGCGGTCGGCGCCGCCCTGCGCCTGGTCAAGGAGGAACTGCGCGCCGTACCGGACAAGGGCATCGGCTTCGGGCTGTTGCGCCACCTCAACTCCCGTACCGGGCCGGACCTCGCCGCGCGCGGCATCCCCCAGATCGGCTTCAACTACCTCGGCCGGTTCCCGATGGGCGGCGACGCCCCCTGGGACGCCGCGCCCGGGCACGCCTTCGCCCTCGACGACGCCGACGAAGGCCTGCCGATGGCCCACGCCGTGGAGGTCAACGCGGCCGCCCACGAGGGCCCGGACGGCCTCACCCTCAGCGCCACCTGGACCTGGGCGGGCAACGCCTTCCCGGGGAGTTGGGTCCACGACCTCGCGCAGGAGTGGTTCACCATGCTGCGCGCCGTCGTCACCCACGCCGCCCGCCCGGACGCCGGCGGGCTGACCCCCTCCGACGTATCCCTCGCCCAGGTCAGCCAGGCCGACCTCGACACCTTCGAATCCCAGCTCGGAGCCCTGCTGTGA
- a CDS encoding MbtH family protein, translating into MSNPFENDNATYVVVRNDELQHSLWPAANPVPAGWTVVHGPDGRQACLDHVERVWTDMRPASLVAALAGNAPRG; encoded by the coding sequence ATGAGCAACCCCTTCGAGAACGACAACGCCACCTACGTCGTGGTCCGCAACGACGAGCTCCAGCACTCCCTGTGGCCCGCCGCCAACCCCGTCCCGGCCGGCTGGACCGTGGTGCACGGCCCCGACGGCCGCCAGGCCTGCCTGGACCACGTCGAGCGGGTCTGGACCGACATGCGCCCCGCCTCCCTGGTGGCCGCCCTCGCCGGGAACGCGCCCCGTGGCTGA
- a CDS encoding pyridoxal-phosphate dependent enzyme, producing MLFDTVTDAIGATPLVRLRLGEARGVEVYAKLELQNLFAMKDRVARNILLEARRLGTLKPGAPVIESSSGTMALGVALVGRSLGHEVHIVTDPRIDPVTLAKLRALGCRVHVVAAMTSHGWQSARLERLAELLDELPGAFWPQQYTNPDNPGAYRTLAGELLADLGQFDTLVGAVGSGGSLCGTARALRESLPALHVVGVDCVGSALFGQPDVPQRLQSGLGNSLLPKNLDRTLVDEVHWLNDHEAFAATWDLAREQQIFGGNTSGSVYRVLTGLADRAEPGTRIVGILPDRGDRYADTVYNDEHWDAHRLREVPTATAPAALGPEGTAHTWSTLAYSPPAGIRRHLLFVESNTTGTGMLALDRARELGTVPVLLTGDPDRYRGLADTGAEVVRCDTNSDAALRAAVQERFRREEIAGVTTTSDFYVPAAARIAQWLGLPGNPPDAVAVCRDKSALRERMRAAGVRQPRYALVHEPAGAAEAVARTGLPCVVKPADDSGSTNVLLCADEAEARAQIEKILAIDTNVRGMPTARTVLVEEYLDAPEYSVEMFSGEGQAVCVGITAKSVTATPHFVEHRHLFPAPLPAATAQQITETVTAALDAAGIRLGATHTEVKLTAEGPALIEINPRPAGGMIPELIRLATGVDLLGEQLRAALGLPPHLKAEGAGHAGIQFVLADADGILTAAHGAREAAAVEGVESVLVTAAPGTPVRRPRSASDRLGHVIARHPEPEGVHAALDAARALLRLDIEAAPRS from the coding sequence ATGCTGTTCGACACCGTGACGGACGCGATCGGCGCGACCCCGCTGGTCCGGCTGCGCCTCGGCGAGGCCCGCGGCGTGGAGGTCTACGCCAAGCTGGAGCTGCAGAACCTCTTCGCCATGAAGGACCGCGTCGCCCGCAACATCCTCCTGGAGGCCCGGCGACTGGGCACCCTGAAGCCCGGCGCCCCCGTCATCGAGAGCTCCTCGGGGACCATGGCCCTCGGCGTGGCCCTCGTCGGCCGCTCCCTGGGCCACGAGGTCCACATCGTCACCGACCCGCGCATCGACCCCGTCACCCTCGCCAAACTCCGCGCCCTGGGCTGCCGGGTGCACGTGGTCGCGGCCATGACCAGCCACGGCTGGCAGAGCGCCCGCCTGGAGCGGCTCGCGGAACTGCTCGACGAACTGCCCGGCGCCTTCTGGCCGCAGCAGTACACCAATCCCGACAACCCCGGCGCCTACCGCACCCTCGCCGGTGAACTCCTGGCGGACCTGGGTCAGTTCGACACCCTCGTCGGGGCCGTCGGCAGCGGCGGCTCCCTATGCGGCACCGCACGGGCGCTGCGCGAGAGCCTCCCCGCCCTGCACGTCGTCGGCGTCGACTGCGTGGGCAGCGCCCTCTTCGGCCAGCCCGACGTACCGCAGCGGCTGCAGAGCGGGCTGGGCAACAGCCTGCTGCCCAAGAACCTGGACCGCACCCTCGTCGACGAGGTGCACTGGCTCAACGACCACGAGGCCTTCGCCGCGACCTGGGACCTCGCCCGCGAGCAGCAGATCTTCGGCGGCAACACCTCGGGCTCCGTCTACCGGGTCCTCACCGGCCTCGCCGACCGCGCCGAGCCCGGGACCAGGATCGTCGGCATCCTGCCCGACCGCGGCGACCGCTACGCCGACACCGTCTACAACGACGAGCACTGGGACGCCCACCGGCTGCGCGAGGTGCCCACCGCCACCGCGCCGGCCGCCCTCGGCCCCGAGGGGACCGCCCATACCTGGTCCACCCTCGCCTACAGCCCGCCCGCCGGGATCCGGCGGCACCTGCTGTTCGTGGAGTCCAACACCACCGGCACCGGCATGCTGGCCCTGGACCGGGCGCGCGAACTGGGCACCGTACCCGTCCTGCTGACCGGCGACCCCGACCGCTACCGGGGACTCGCGGACACCGGCGCCGAGGTGGTGCGCTGCGACACCAACTCCGACGCCGCGCTGCGCGCCGCCGTACAGGAACGCTTCCGCCGCGAGGAGATCGCGGGCGTCACCACCACCAGCGACTTCTACGTACCGGCCGCCGCCCGGATCGCCCAGTGGCTCGGCCTGCCCGGCAACCCGCCCGACGCCGTGGCCGTCTGCCGCGACAAGTCCGCCCTGCGCGAGAGGATGCGGGCCGCTGGCGTCCGCCAGCCCCGGTACGCCCTCGTGCACGAGCCGGCCGGGGCGGCGGAGGCCGTCGCCCGCACCGGACTGCCCTGCGTGGTCAAGCCGGCCGACGACTCGGGCTCCACCAACGTCCTGCTCTGCGCCGACGAGGCGGAGGCCCGCGCCCAGATCGAGAAGATCCTCGCGATCGACACCAACGTCCGGGGCATGCCCACCGCCCGCACCGTCCTCGTCGAGGAGTACCTGGACGCGCCGGAGTACAGCGTCGAGATGTTCAGCGGGGAGGGGCAGGCCGTGTGCGTCGGCATCACCGCCAAGTCCGTGACGGCCACCCCGCACTTCGTCGAGCACCGCCACCTCTTCCCCGCCCCGCTGCCCGCCGCCACCGCCCAGCAGATCACCGAGACGGTGACGGCGGCCCTGGACGCGGCCGGGATCCGCCTGGGAGCCACCCACACCGAGGTCAAACTGACCGCCGAAGGGCCCGCCCTCATCGAGATCAACCCGCGTCCGGCCGGCGGCATGATCCCCGAACTGATCCGACTGGCCACCGGGGTGGACCTCCTCGGGGAACAGCTCCGTGCCGCCCTCGGCCTGCCCCCGCACCTCAAGGCCGAGGGGGCCGGCCACGCCGGGATCCAGTTCGTCCTCGCCGACGCCGACGGCATCCTCACGGCCGCCCACGGCGCCCGGGAGGCAGCCGCCGTCGAAGGGGTCGAGTCGGTGCTGGTCACCGCCGCCCCCGGCACGCCCGTACGCAGGCCCCGCAGCGCCTCCGACCGCCTCGGGCACGTGATCGCCCGCCACCCGGAGCCCGAGGGCGTGCACGCCGCCCTCGACGCGGCACGGGCCCTGCTCCGCCTCGACATCGAGGCCGCGCCCCGTTCCTGA
- a CDS encoding GHMP family kinase ATP-binding protein gives MAPAPAYSTPTDAAGGRTASVLGPASVLGPGSGSAFGTFGELLQGALPHPQGDFLVTFPLARWATARFHPSPGRREVQVRPAHKAKSRRVAEAVLAALGAADGGLLEVAGDLPEGKGLASSSADLVATVRAVGAAHGREFTPAETEDFLRGIEPADGVMYDEIVAFHHREVRLGRRLGVLPPLTVVAHDEGGQVDTVAHNRGARAIDAADREEYALLLDRLTDAVARGDLQEVGAVATRSAEMNAHRRRRAGFAQLHALCREVDGLGLVLAHSGTMLGVLLEANDPALAGKTEHIRAGCAALGGEVSVHRSLGADDSWSPTAAPAHPTELEI, from the coding sequence ATGGCACCCGCGCCCGCGTACAGCACGCCCACTGACGCCGCCGGAGGGAGGACCGCCTCCGTCCTCGGACCGGCTTCCGTCCTCGGACCCGGCTCCGGCAGCGCCTTCGGCACCTTCGGAGAACTGCTCCAGGGCGCCCTGCCCCACCCGCAGGGGGACTTCCTGGTCACCTTCCCCCTCGCCCGCTGGGCCACCGCCCGTTTCCACCCCAGCCCCGGCCGGCGCGAGGTCCAGGTGCGGCCGGCCCACAAGGCCAAGTCCCGTCGTGTCGCCGAGGCCGTCCTGGCCGCCCTCGGCGCGGCGGACGGCGGCCTCCTGGAGGTGGCCGGGGACCTGCCCGAGGGCAAGGGCCTCGCCAGCTCCTCCGCCGACCTCGTCGCCACCGTACGGGCCGTCGGGGCCGCCCACGGGCGCGAGTTCACCCCGGCCGAGACGGAGGACTTCCTGCGCGGCATCGAACCGGCCGACGGGGTCATGTACGACGAGATCGTCGCCTTCCACCACCGGGAGGTGCGCCTCGGTCGCCGCCTCGGCGTGCTGCCCCCGCTCACCGTCGTCGCCCACGACGAGGGCGGCCAGGTGGACACCGTCGCGCACAACCGGGGAGCCCGGGCCATCGACGCCGCCGACCGGGAGGAGTACGCGCTCCTGCTGGACCGGCTCACCGACGCCGTGGCCCGCGGCGACCTCCAGGAGGTCGGCGCCGTCGCGACCCGCAGCGCCGAGATGAACGCCCACCGCCGCCGGCGCGCCGGCTTCGCGCAGCTGCACGCCCTGTGCCGCGAGGTCGACGGCCTGGGCCTGGTGCTCGCCCACAGCGGCACCATGCTCGGCGTCCTCCTGGAGGCGAACGACCCGGCCCTCGCGGGCAAGACCGAGCACATCCGGGCCGGCTGCGCCGCCCTCGGCGGAGAGGTGTCCGTACACCGCTCCCTCGGCGCCGACGACAGCTGGAGCCCGACGGCCGCGCCCGCCCACCCCACCGAGCTGGAGATCTGA